The nucleotide sequence CATCCTGTTAAAAATAATGTCAATATGAGTAATACTTTCTTCATTTCAATTGTTGGCAACTATGTGTTGTACTCAGCCCCCTGCATTACCCCTTTCCTTCTCAATTTACAGCAAAACCTGATAGATGAGCCGGCTTGTAGGGCAGGACAAGACGCGCTTATATCATCTGAGACGCACGCTGCCAGTTCTCTAGCTGGCAGAGCCGTCTGCTCGATTGTGCAATCGTGCTTTCCTTTTCTGACCTTGCGTTGACTTGAAAGCTCTTTGCAACTGCACGAACGAGGATTGCAATGTGCTTGAACTTAAGGCTGGCATACGTCTACTATTTCATTTTTCTTGTACAAGTCAGGCAGAAACTTTGATTTAATTCTGAACTGACTTCTTTTCTTTATTTTAGGCTTAGTCGACATGTTTTCGAGTTTAATGCCTGGGTCATAGTAGATGTTTCCTTTCGCCAATTCTGCAAGGAAAAGTTGAAAGTCCGTGCCTGTTCCTAATACCACATTATTTCCGTATTTATACTTCCTGTTCCCTGTTGTCTCTGAAAGTGAGGGGACATAACAAGCTTTGTCATGTTTACGATTCCATTGAAGTAGCATTGAAGCAAAACTCCATGAAGCAGTTTCATTTCCTTTTGTATCTAAAAGTGCTATTCGCCCATTGGAATTTCTGATTTTTCCTGATTCAATGTCAAAGCCCAAAAGCGTCATTTCGAGGCTTGTGGTTTTATGAACTTCTCCCACTTTATGAACACCACCAAAGTTCATTCTGTCAGATCTACCTCTTTTATCGGGATAGCCATAGTTTCTGATAAAAAATTCAGTTCCTTTGGTTTTGTATAGTCCGTCTGTAGGCTCAGGAGTCATAAGGGTAATAACCGAAGCATCAATTTTGTCAAACCTGTTTACTCCAAACTGTTTAATCTCCCAACCCATAAAGTCAGGTTCAGAATACCCATTTGGAGTTACTCCAAGTTCAGCTTCTAGAGTATAACCACCACAATTAGAAGATTTACAAGGAAGAATATTACTTGCTGAATCAAGCCTTTTTGAATCAATCCAACCAAGACCATGAATTCTGCAAAGTTCATTCAAGAGAATACTTCTGTTATTTTCAACTTGGGGGAGTTCAATTACTTGGAAAACTCCATGTTCTCCTAGTTTCTTTAATTTATTGAACTCATTCGCAATGTCTGAATCTGGGGCAGCGACATAACCTAAGACCCTGCCACTTTTGTCGACTGAAATGAACAGAAGTCTATCTGCGATTCTGTTTGCCATCAAGTCAGATGGAGCGTTTTGACAACTTAGAAGAAACCCTGAAAATCGAACTTCTGGATATTTAGGGTATAGAATTAATTGAGCATGAGGAGCAATCGATTTTTGGCCTTCATCATTAAGCCAAGCAAAGTCTAATTTGGCTTTGAACCTTTCTCTTTTCCAATCTCCTGCTTCAACAGTCTCGATACTTAAAATAGGCAGAACATTGACTATTTCAAAATTTCCACCAAAATAAACTTGGTTTTTAGAATTATCATTAGCCGCAAGCGACTTTACGTAAATTTCAGTGCAGCCATTATCAGCAAAAAGCGACTTTAGATTGTTCAGGTTCATTTATTCTCTGTAATTCCTTTATAACATTTTTTCCTACCGCTTGGATTAATGGAACAGCCACTGAGTTTCCGAATTGTTTGTACCCTTGGTTATCAGAGACAGGTATTTGGAAAGTATCAGGGAAACCTTGAAGTCTAGCACATTCTCTTGGTGTTAGCCTTCTTGGATTTTTTCCTTCTTGAGGGATTAAAATTTCAGCGCCATCCTTATAGTAACGAGCGCTTAAAGTTCTTGAAACACCATTTAAATCAGTTAGTCCAAAACCAAAACCGTTTCCTTTGGCTTGATGTTTTTTCTTATAGTCTTGAAGGTAGTGCCAAAGTTTATCCGAAAGTGTATATTTGTCATCTACATAAGGTTCTAAAATATCTTTAATTCTTAATTTAACATCTTTAGGTTCAGGAAACTTGAATTGCTCTTGCTCTTTAAATATTTCTTTGGCGAAACCAACTATAATGATTCTTTCTCTATGTTGAGGAACGTAATATTTTGCATCTAACACTTTGTAGTGAACCGTATAGCCCAATTCTGTCAGAGCTTCGGTTATTACTTTAAATGTATTTTTCTTATCATGAGAAACAAGATTTTTTACGTTTTCAAGCATAAACGTTTTTGGCCGTTTATGCCCTATAATCCTAGCTATGTCAAAGAATAATGTCCCTT is from Cytophagaceae bacterium ABcell3 and encodes:
- a CDS encoding MvaI/BcnI family restriction endonuclease; amino-acid sequence: MNLNNLKSLFADNGCTEIYVKSLAANDNSKNQVYFGGNFEIVNVLPILSIETVEAGDWKRERFKAKLDFAWLNDEGQKSIAPHAQLILYPKYPEVRFSGFLLSCQNAPSDLMANRIADRLLFISVDKSGRVLGYVAAPDSDIANEFNKLKKLGEHGVFQVIELPQVENNRSILLNELCRIHGLGWIDSKRLDSASNILPCKSSNCGGYTLEAELGVTPNGYSEPDFMGWEIKQFGVNRFDKIDASVITLMTPEPTDGLYKTKGTEFFIRNYGYPDKRGRSDRMNFGGVHKVGEVHKTTSLEMTLLGFDIESGKIRNSNGRIALLDTKGNETASWSFASMLLQWNRKHDKACYVPSLSETTGNRKYKYGNNVVLGTGTDFQLFLAELAKGNIYYDPGIKLENMSTKPKIKKRSQFRIKSKFLPDLYKKNEIVDVCQP
- the dcm gene encoding DNA (cytosine-5-)-methyltransferase, whose translation is MKRKYSEIREKLNFIIDKKTTDEMAHLTHYFHNHKNGISQYFKSSAEKYLSHLHEELGIVEEPNFQSYLPFEWDIPFPTPKNPKFKFIDLFAGIGGIRLAYQNIGGKCVFSSEWDSFAKKTYEANFGEVPFGDISKISETEIPDHDILLGGFPCQPFSIAGVSKKNSLGRQHGFLDKTQGTLFFDIARIIGHKRPKTFMLENVKNLVSHDKKNTFKVITEALTELGYTVHYKVLDAKYYVPQHRERIIIVGFAKEIFKEQEQFKFPEPKDVKLRIKDILEPYVDDKYTLSDKLWHYLQDYKKKHQAKGNGFGFGLTDLNGVSRTLSARYYKDGAEILIPQEGKNPRRLTPRECARLQGFPDTFQIPVSDNQGYKQFGNSVAVPLIQAVGKNVIKELQRINEPEQSKVAFC